Proteins from a genomic interval of Chionomys nivalis chromosome 7, mChiNiv1.1, whole genome shotgun sequence:
- the Nmur2 gene encoding neuromedin-U receptor 2 → MGKLENASWIYDPLLKYLNSTEEYLAHVCGPRRSHLSLPVSVVYALIFVVGVTGNLLVCLVILRHQTLKTPTNYYLFSLAISDLLVLLFGMPLEVYEMWHNYPFLFGPVGCYFKTALFETVCFASILSVTTVSIERYVAIVHPFRAKLESTRRRALRILSLVWGFSVIFSLPNTSIHGIKFQYFPNGSSVPGSDTCTVTKPMWVYNFIIQATSFLFYVLPMTLISILYYLMGLRLKRDESLEADKLTVSIHRPSRKSVTKMLFVLVLVFAICWTPFHVDRLFFSFVEEWTESLAAVFNLIHVVSGVFFYLSSAVNPIIYNLLSRRFRAAFRNVISSSCKWCRSQDLPPGPPAQKIIFLTECHLVELTEETGPQFPCQSSVYNSHLSAAPCSGQGP, encoded by the exons ATGGGAAAACTTGAAAATGCTTCCTGGATTTACGATCCTCTCCTGAAGTACCTGAACAGCACAGAGGAGTACCTGGCTCACGTCTGCGGACCCCGACGCAGCCACCTCTCCCTCCCGGTGTCTGTGGTCTATGCGCTGATCTTCGTGGTAGGGGTGACGGGTAATCTTCTGGTGTGCCTGGTGATCCTCCGACATCAGACCTTGAAGACACCCACCAACTACTACCTCTTCAGCCTGGCCATCTCAGACCTGCTGGTCCTGCTATTTGGGATGCCTCTGGAGGTCTATGAGATGTGGCACAATTACCCCTTCCTGTTCGGGCCGGTGGGCTGCTACTTCAAGACCGCCCTCTTCGAGACTGTGTGCTTTGCCTCCATTCTTAGCGTCACCACAGTTAGCATAGAACGCTACGTGGCCATCGTCCACCCGTTCCGAGCCAAGCTGGAGAGCACGCGGCGGCGGGCCCTCAGAATCCTCAGCCTCGTCTGGGGCTTCTCGGTGATCTTTTCTTTGCCCAACACCAGCATCCATGGCATCAAGTTCCAGTACTTTCCCAACGGGTCCTCCGTGCCCGGCTCTGACACCTGCACAGTCACCAAGCCCATGTGGGTGTACAACTTCATCATCCAAGCCACCTCATTCCTCTTCTACGTCCTCCCGATGACCCTCATCAGCATCCTCTACTACCTCATGGGACTCAGA CTGAAGAGAGATGAATCCCTTGAGGCAGACAAACTGACTGTGAGCATTCACAGACCCTCCAGAAAATCAGTCACCAAGATGCTGT TTGTCTTGGTCCTCGTGTTTGCTATCTGCTGGACCCCTTTCCATGTGGACCGGCTCTTCTTTAGCTTTGTGGAGGAGTGGACTGAGTCCCTGGCTGCTGTGTTCAATCTCATCCATGTGGTATCAG GTGTCTTCTTCTACCTGAGCTCAGCCGTCAACCCCATTATCTATAACCTCTTGTCAAGACGCTTCCGGGCGGCCTTCCGGAATGTCATCTCTTCTTCCTGCAAGTGGTGCCGTTCCCAGGATCTCCCACCAGGACCTCCGGCCCAGAAGATCATCTTCTTGACAGAATGCCACCTTGTGGAGTTGACGGAGGAGACAGGCCCCCAGTTCCCCTGTCAGTCATCTGTCTACAACTCACACCTCTCCGCAGCGCCCTGTTCTGGACAGGGTCCATGA